The proteins below come from a single Corynebacterium cystitidis genomic window:
- a CDS encoding helix-turn-helix transcriptional regulator: MAGKARSIDGDTRKNVMLLLLKLGPSNAGEIGQHLGLSAAGVRRHLDILVNEHLAEHCEAPGVSGQTQSRGRPAKTYRLTQQGRAQFGHSYDTLALLALDQLREAGGDEAVRALARGRIQHILDDIEPAQGDEGSVEQTTREVAEAFDRNGYAATVTRAGTGIQICQHHCPIAAVATEHPELCEAEHAAISEITGVHVQPLASIAGGHGVCTTNIPLAVKTRTQKERSDT; this comes from the coding sequence ATGGCAGGAAAAGCGCGCTCCATCGACGGAGATACCCGCAAAAACGTCATGCTGCTCCTATTGAAGCTTGGACCGTCTAACGCTGGCGAAATAGGGCAGCATCTCGGCTTATCAGCCGCCGGTGTCCGCAGGCACCTAGACATCTTGGTGAATGAACATCTGGCCGAACACTGCGAAGCACCTGGTGTGAGCGGCCAAACCCAATCCCGGGGGCGGCCCGCAAAAACATACCGATTGACACAGCAGGGCAGGGCCCAGTTCGGACACAGCTACGACACCCTCGCTTTACTAGCTCTCGATCAACTACGAGAGGCCGGGGGAGACGAGGCGGTGCGCGCACTCGCCCGTGGGCGTATCCAACACATCCTGGACGACATTGAACCAGCACAAGGCGATGAGGGCTCCGTTGAGCAGACCACGCGTGAAGTGGCCGAGGCGTTCGACCGCAACGGCTACGCCGCCACGGTGACTCGGGCAGGAACGGGCATCCAGATTTGCCAACACCACTGCCCGATCGCCGCTGTGGCTACGGAGCATCCGGAGTTGTGCGAAGCAGAACATGCCGCAATCTCGGAAATTACCGGCGTTCACGTTCAACCGCTTGCCTCCATAGCCGGCGGCCACGGTGTGTGCACCACCAACATTCCCCTCGCAGTTAAGACGAGGACTCAGAAGGAAAGGAGCGACACTTGA
- the sufB gene encoding Fe-S cluster assembly protein SufB, which yields MSDDEIIDSIGAYNYGWHDSDEAGASARRGLSEEVVRDISAKKEESEWMLNQRLKALDIFEKKPMPKWGADLSEIDFDNIKYYVRSTEGQAQTWEDLPEDIKNTYDRLGIPEAEKQRLVAGVAAQYESEVVYHQIREDLEEKGVIFLDTDTALKEHAELFKEYFGSVIPAGDNKFSALNTAVWSGGSFIYVPPGVHVDIPLQAYFRINTENMGQFERTLIIVDEDAYVHYVEGCTAPIYKSDSLHSAVVEIIVKKGGRCRYTTIQNWSNNVYNLVTKRAKAEEGATMEWVDGNIGSKVTMKYPAVWMTGPHAKGEVLSVAFAGEGQFQDTGAKMTHMAPYTSSNIVSKSVARGGGRAAYRGLIQVNTNAHHAYSNVECDALLVDNISRSDTYPYNDIRNDHVTLGHEATVSQVSEEQLFYLMSRGLPEEEAMAMIVRGFVEPIAKELPMEYALELNRLIELQMEGSVG from the coding sequence ATGAGCGATGACGAGATCATCGATTCCATTGGCGCATATAACTACGGCTGGCATGACTCCGATGAGGCTGGCGCATCTGCGCGCCGTGGTCTCAGCGAGGAGGTCGTGCGCGACATCTCAGCCAAGAAGGAAGAGTCCGAGTGGATGCTGAATCAGCGTCTCAAGGCGCTTGATATCTTCGAGAAAAAACCAATGCCGAAGTGGGGTGCCGACCTTTCAGAAATCGACTTCGACAACATCAAGTACTACGTGCGCTCGACTGAAGGTCAAGCGCAGACGTGGGAAGACCTCCCTGAAGATATTAAGAACACCTACGACAGGCTCGGTATTCCTGAGGCAGAGAAGCAGCGCCTAGTCGCAGGCGTGGCTGCTCAATACGAGTCTGAGGTTGTCTACCACCAGATCCGGGAGGACCTGGAAGAAAAGGGCGTGATCTTCCTTGATACTGACACGGCGCTCAAAGAACATGCCGAGCTGTTCAAGGAGTACTTCGGTTCGGTGATTCCAGCTGGCGATAACAAGTTTTCCGCATTAAACACTGCTGTGTGGTCTGGTGGATCCTTCATTTACGTCCCACCAGGTGTCCATGTAGATATTCCACTCCAGGCCTACTTCCGTATCAACACGGAAAACATGGGCCAGTTCGAGCGCACCTTGATCATCGTCGACGAAGACGCGTACGTGCACTACGTCGAAGGCTGCACTGCTCCGATCTACAAGTCGGACTCCTTGCACTCTGCAGTAGTAGAGATCATCGTGAAAAAGGGTGGCCGCTGCCGCTACACCACCATCCAGAACTGGTCGAACAATGTCTACAACTTGGTGACAAAGCGAGCGAAGGCAGAAGAGGGCGCCACAATGGAGTGGGTCGATGGCAACATCGGTTCCAAGGTGACCATGAAGTATCCCGCTGTCTGGATGACCGGCCCGCACGCGAAAGGTGAAGTTCTGTCCGTCGCTTTCGCGGGAGAAGGTCAATTCCAGGACACTGGAGCCAAGATGACTCACATGGCTCCGTACACTTCCTCCAATATTGTGTCCAAGTCTGTTGCACGTGGCGGAGGCCGTGCCGCGTATCGTGGTCTGATTCAGGTCAACACCAACGCGCACCACGCCTACTCGAACGTTGAGTGTGACGCGCTCCTGGTTGACAACATCTCGCGATCTGACACCTACCCGTATAACGACATCCGCAACGACCATGTCACCCTTGGCCACGAGGCTACCGTGTCGCAGGTGTCTGAGGAACAATTGTTCTACCTCATGAGCCGCGGCCTCCCTGAAGAAGAAGCGATGGCGATGATCGTGCGAGGTTTCGTTGAACCGATTGCAAAGGAACTCCCCATGGAGTACGCACTCGAACTCAACCGCCTCATTGAACTGCAGATGGAAGGATCGGTGGGCTAA